CGACGAACCGCCCGCCGCGCCGCCTACATCCGGAAGACGCCGTAGCCCAGCTCGCCCAGCGGCGCGCCCGCGCAGGCAGCCAGCGCCTGGGCGAGCACCGACCGCGTCGCGCGCGGGTCGATGACGCCGTCGTCCCAGAGGCGCGCGGTCGAGTAGATCGGCTTGCCCTGGTGCTCGTACTGGTCGCGGAGCTTCGCGCCGACCTCGGGCTGGCCGACCTCGGTCATGACCGTCGCGGCCTGCTCGCCGCCCATGACCGAGATCCGCGCGTTGGGCCACATGAACAGGAAGCGCGGGGCGTAGGCGCGGCCGCACATGCCGTAGTTGCCGGCGCCGAACGAGCCGCCGACGACGACGGTGAGCTTCGGCACCCGCGCGGTCGACACCGCGGTGACGAGCTTCGCGCCGTCCTTGGCGATGCCGCCGGCCTCGTAGTCGCGCCCGACCATGAAGCCGCTGATGTTCTGGACGAAGAGCAGCGGGATGCCGCGGCGGTCGCAGAGCTCGATGAAGTGCGCGCCCTTGAGCGAGGACTCGCTGAAGAGGATCCCGTTGTTGGCGAGGATCCCGACGGGGTGGCCGTCGAGGTGGGCGAAGGCGCAGACGAGCGTCTCGCCGTAGAGCGCCTTGAACTCCTGCAGCTCGCCGCCGTCGACGACGCGGCGCAGCAGGTCGCGCACGTCGTAGGGCGTCCGGGTGTCCGTCGGGACGAGGTCGAGCAGCCCCTCGGGGTCCTCGAGCGGGGGCCGCGAGGCGATCCGCTCCCACGGCGGCACCGGCGACGCGGGCAGCGTCGCGACGATCCCGCGCACGATCTCCAGCGCGTGGTCGTCGTCCTCGGCGAGGTGGTCGACGACGCCCGACTGGCGGGCGTGCAGCTCGCCGCCGCCGAGCTCCTCGGCGGTGACCTCCTCGCCCGTCGCGGCCTTCACCAGCGGCGGGCCGCCCAGGAAGATCGTGCCCTGCTCGCGGACGATGACCGTCTCGTCGCTCATCGCCGGCACGTACGCGCCGCCCGCGGTGCACGAGCCCATGACGCACGCGATCTGCGGGATCGCGAGCTTCGACATCGTCGCCTGGTTGAAGAAGATGCGCCCGAAGTGCTCGCGGTCGGGGAAGACGTCGTCCTGCATCGGCAGGAAGGCGCCCCCCGAGTCCACGAGGTAGACGCACGGCAGGCGGTTGTGGAGGGCGACCTCCTGCGCGCGCAGGTGCTTCTTGACGGTGATGGGGTAGTACGTGCCGCCCTTGACCGTCGCGTCGTTGGCGACGACCACGACCCGCCGGCCGTGCACGACGCCGACGCCCGTGACGATGCCCGCGCCCGGCGCCGCGCCGTCGTAGAGCTCCTCGGCCGCCAGCGGCGAGAGCTCGAGGAACGGCGCGCCCGGGTCGCACAGCCGCTCGACGCGCTCGCGCGCCAGGAGCTTGCCGCGCGCGTGGTGGCGGTCGACCGCCTTCTGGCCGCCGCCGGTCCGGACACGCTCGAGGCGCGCCTCGAGGTCGGCCAGCAGCTCGAGGTGGGCCGCGCGGTGGCCCGCCGGAGCCTGCGCCTGCGCGCTCACGCCGTCACCGCCACGAGCGGCTGGCGGTGGGTGACCCGGTCGCCCTCGCTGAGCGCGAGCCCCTCGACCGTGCCCGCGTGGGGCGCGGTGATCGACAGCTCCATCTTCATCGACTCGAGCACGAGCAGCACATCGCCCTCCTGGACCTCGTCGCCGTTGGCGACCTTCACGAGCAGGACC
The DNA window shown above is from Conexibacter sp. SYSU D00693 and carries:
- a CDS encoding carboxyl transferase domain-containing protein, with amino-acid sequence MSAQAQAPAGHRAAHLELLADLEARLERVRTGGGQKAVDRHHARGKLLARERVERLCDPGAPFLELSPLAAEELYDGAAPGAGIVTGVGVVHGRRVVVVANDATVKGGTYYPITVKKHLRAQEVALHNRLPCVYLVDSGGAFLPMQDDVFPDREHFGRIFFNQATMSKLAIPQIACVMGSCTAGGAYVPAMSDETVIVREQGTIFLGGPPLVKAATGEEVTAEELGGGELHARQSGVVDHLAEDDDHALEIVRGIVATLPASPVPPWERIASRPPLEDPEGLLDLVPTDTRTPYDVRDLLRRVVDGGELQEFKALYGETLVCAFAHLDGHPVGILANNGILFSESSLKGAHFIELCDRRGIPLLFVQNISGFMVGRDYEAGGIAKDGAKLVTAVSTARVPKLTVVVGGSFGAGNYGMCGRAYAPRFLFMWPNARISVMGGEQAATVMTEVGQPEVGAKLRDQYEHQGKPIYSTARLWDDGVIDPRATRSVLAQALAACAGAPLGELGYGVFRM